The following proteins are co-located in the Pochonia chlamydosporia 170 chromosome 6, whole genome shotgun sequence genome:
- a CDS encoding SNF2 family helicase/ATPase (similar to Coccidioides immitis RS XP_001245601.1): MDTNGTYQPPTSQPAPWPSSETTVPLRGSRPGAEPAGQHQYATAQQQSPGSNFVGAQGPTSQPPVSMPAWNPAALLQPSRRGFSATDLRNLPSGRPQPMYNHVANGHNRASPSVNDQMVFQFTSASDTSSNGHVSGSSTPTPPNGEAPTSNGVGMWIERMNNVQHRSNVPHPKRRKTEDPQDFAARAGNMSIRSSSGMMGEYVREKRLESNGGRTGPPSQTVDLTDVTDDEVMVIDNPKDEEVCYGMIKTGLNCSKVPSPKPGMQSLWGPGYNPGIKILLRRQIGERSLKIPACDHTREFIGLVEPSCAAALTPLLDTNIRLRTDCRIPPHQKKPGEEPGQPISRAYNLDVVLYGPQRYARSVGGLLSKHNLKLIAPHMVQKGIRVLNPHVSEWRPPPPKVYPTNAQGTYTSIANRTVEEIRSEVMGVFDSLKRNDDLPTMDADERVLTPLLKHQKQGLYFMATREKSLQEQSTEKGMVSFWQTKVNGRGEKSYSNVITGQEQRAPPPETCGGILADMMGLGKTLSILSLVSRTIDESHKWEQSPIVQRPKMDPRLTSNGHSAMQTNFEPAAVTRHVKSTLIVCPLSTVTNWEEQLKQHIAPGGLSYHIYHGSSRIKDADKLAEFDIVITTYGSVSNELGSRRKGKDGIYPLEEIGWFRIVLDEAHMIRESSTLQFKAMCRLQAERRWAVTGTPVQNRLDDLAALLSFLRLHPFDDRSKFNRYIVEPFKACDPEIVPKLRVLVDTITLRRLKDKIDLPKREDLVIRLNFSPEERSIYELFARNAQDRVKVLAGVNVGKALGGNTYIHILKAILRLRLLCAHGKDLLNEDDLASLRGMSAEMAIDIDDEDEGGPALSHQKAHEMFSLMQDTNNDACIECSKKLNAGEGQNLESEQQDDILGYMTPCFHVVCRNCYRSYRERAQQLLPPGQNAGPCLICASHVRFEFVELRRDDVDAEHDGPAKIKARDTKKRLDKYDGPHTKTKALVEDLLKSKAASQANPDEPPFKSVVFSGWTSHLDLIELALNAASITFVRLDGSMTRTARTVAMEKFREDNNVEVILVSIMAGGLGLNLTAGSNVYVMEPQYNPAAEAQAIDRVHRLGQKRPVRTVRYIMQDSFEEKMLELQEKKMKLASLSMDGQSKALDKAEAARQKLMDLRSLFK, from the exons ATGGATACCAATGGTACATATCAACCGCCTACATCTCAGCCTGCGCCGTGGCCCTCGAGTGAAACTACCGTGCCTTTGAGAGGCTCACGACCCGGTGCTGAGCCCGCCGGTCAACATCAGTACGCCACCGCGCAGCAGCAGTCTCCGGGTTCTAATTTTGTTGGTGCTCAAGGTCCAACGTCGCAGCCTCCGGTTTCCATGCCGGCTTGGAATCCGGCGGCCTTGCTACAACCCAGCCGTCGAGGCTTCAGCGCGACTGATTTGAGAAATCTCCCCTCTGGCCGTCCCCAGCCCATGTATAATCATGTGGCCAACGGCCATAACCGAGCGTCGCCGTCTGTGAATGATCAAATGGTCTTTCAGTTTACCAGTGCTAGTGACACTTCTTCCAATGGCCATGTCAGCGgttcctcaactccaactccgCCAAATGGCGAGGCACCAACGTCCAACGGTGTAGGGATGTGGATTGAGCGTATGAATAATGTTCAACACCGTTCCAATGTTCCACATCCTAAGCGCCGCAAGACGGAGGATCCTCAAGATTTTGCTGCTAGGGCCGGCAATATGTCGATTCGAAGCAGCAGTGGCATGATGGGCGAATACGTGAGAGAAAAACGGCTCGAGAGCAACGGTGGCAGAACAGGGCCACCATCACAGACTGTAGATCTTACTGATG TCacagatgatgaagttaTGGTTATTGATAATCccaaggatgaggaggtCTGCTATGGAATGATCAAGACTGGCCTCAACTGTAGCAAGGTGCCGTCACCCAAACCCGGCATGCAAAGTCTCTGGGGCCCTGGATATAATCCAGGAATCAAGATCTTGCTGAGGAGGCAAATTGGCGAGAGGTCATTGAAAATTCCAGCATGTGACCACACTCGCGAGTTCATTGGTCTCGTCGAGCCTTCATGTGCTGCGGCACTCACTCCTCTCCTGGATACAAATATACGTTTACGAACTGATTGCCGCATACCCCCACACCAGAAGAAGCCTGGTGAGGAGCCGGGACAGCCAATCTCGAGAGCATACAACCTGGATGTTGTCCTCTATGGTCCACAACGGTATGCCAGATCTGTCGGTGGACTCTTGAGCAAACACAACTTGAAGCTCATTGCCCCGCACATGGTGCAAAAGGGCATCAGAGTATTAAACCCTCATGTTTCAGAATGGcgaccaccgccgccaaaggTATATCCGACCAATGCCCAGGGTACATACACGAGTATCGCAAACCGTACCGTGGAAGAAATCCGTTCCGAAGTCATGGGCGTTTTTGATTCGCTCAAGAGAAATGACGATCTTCCAACCATGGACGCCGATGAAAGAGTCCTCACGCCTCTGCTTAAGCATCAGAAGCAAGGTCTCTACTTCATGGCCACCAGAGAGAAGTCGCTGCAGGAGCAATCAACAGAGAAGGGCATGGTGTCATTTTGGcagaccaaagtcaacgGTAGGGGCGAAAAGTCATATTCCAACGTCATTACAGGCCAGGAGCAGAGAGCACCGCCGCCAGAAACTTGTGGTGGCATACTCGCTGATATGATGGGTCTGGGCAAGACCTTGAGTATTCTTTCTCTTGTGTCTAGGACGATAGACGAGTCTCACAAATGGGAACAGAGTCCCATCGTACAACGACCAAAAATGGACCCCCGGCTAACGAGTAATGGCCACTCCGCAATGCAGACCAACTTCGAGCCGGCAGCAGTTACTCGGCACGTGAAATCAACCTTGATTGTTTGCCCTCTCAGCACGGTGACGAATTGGGAAGAGCAGTTAAAACAGCATATCGCCCCTGGTGGTCTTTCGTACCACATTTACCATGGATCCAGTCGAATCAAAGACGCCGACAAGCTTGCCGAATTCGACATTGTGATTACGACATACGGGTCCGTCTCCAACGAACTGGGCTCTCGCCGCAAGGGTAAGGACGGCATTTACCCGCTGGAAGAGATTGGTTGGTTCCGCATTGTGCTGGATGAGGCACACATGATTCGCGAATCCTCCACTCTCCAGTTCAAAGCCATGTGCAGATTGCAAGCCGAACGACGCTGGGCAGTCACAGGCACACCTGTTCAAAACCGCTTGGATGATCTTGCTGCTCTCTTAAGCTTTCTGCGACTGCACCCGTTTGATGATCGATCCAAGTTTAACCGCTACATTGTCGAACCTTTCAAAGCTTGTGATCCGGAGATTGTGCCAAAACTGCGAGTGCTCGTCGACACCATCACCCTCCGTCGCCTCAAAGACAAGATTGACCTTCCAAAACGCGAAGACTTGGTTATCCGCTTGAATTTCAGTCCCGAAGAACGTTCAATCTACGAATTATTTGCGCGTAATGCCCAAGACCGGGTTAAGGTCCTGGCTGGTGTTAATGTTGGAAAAGCCCTTGGAGGTAATACATATATTCATATTCTGAAAGCTATTTTGCGACTCAGACTGCTCTGCGCACACGGCAAGGACTTGCTGAATGAAGACGACCTTGCCTCTCTCCGAGGAATGTCAGCGGAGATGGCAATTGAtattgacgacgaagacgaaggcgGTCCCGCGTTATCACACCAAAAGGCACATGAAATGTTCTCACTAATGCAGGACACCAATAACGATGCTTGCATTGAGTGTAGCAAGAAGTTGAACGCAGGCGAGGGCCAGAACCTAGAGAGTGAGCAGCAGGATGACATACTTGGATACATGACTCCTTGCTTCCACGTGGTCTGCCGAAACTGCTATAGGAGCTATCGCGAACGAGCCCAGCAGCTGCTTCCGCCTGGCCAGAACGCTGGCCCATGCTTGATTTGTGCCTCTCATGTGCGCTTCGAATTCGTCGAGCTCCGCCGCGACGATGTGGACGCTGAGCACGACGGACCGGCCAAAATAAAGGCTAGAGACACCAAGAAGAGGCTCGACAAATATGACGGCCCacacaccaaaaccaaagCCCTCGTTGAGGATCTCTTGAAGAGCAAGGCAGCTAGCCAAGCCAACCCCGACGAACCGCCTTTCAAATCAGTCGTCTTCTCCGGCTGGACGTCCCACTTAGATCTCATTGAGCTGGCCCTCAACGCCGCAAGCATCACCTTTGTCCGCCTAGACGGCAGCATGACACGCACGGCTCGAACCGTCGCCATGGAAAAGTTCCGAGAGGACAACAACGTGGAAGTCATTCTCGTATCCATCATGGCCGGAGGTCTAGGTCTCAACCTAACAGCAGGTAGTAACGTCTACGTCATGGAACCGCAGTACAATCCAGCCGCAGAAGCACAAGCTATAGACCGTGTGCACCGACTCGGACAGAAGCGTCCCGTCCGCACTGTCCGGTACATCATGCAGGACAGCTTCGAGGAGAAGATGCTAGAATTgcaagagaagaagatgaagctggctAGTCTGAGCATGGACGGCCAGAGCAAGGCGTTGGACAAAGCCGAGGCCGCAAGGCAAAAGTTGATGGATTTGCGAAGTCTTTTCAAGTAG
- a CDS encoding spindle pole body component (similar to Coccidioides immitis RS XP_001241020.1) — protein MASGAARATSRANSYADERIRNSIPNGSFRSERPDLRTSEAAHSDAQHPGMAHKRSASGNPRPVNRSMSTEERRYEERRVTERTFEAHLERTLKRNPSPEKQHRRSATGERREGEVRRQKSVEFRPKDSASDASQAPWNPEVTLLPHTSAPLASRISIPPIASTVPQAPQPKPWNELTLEVQEATIVEDLLFVFMGYEGQYIRFAKGYNPTEERDRLTGPNFKILPGLDPSLADLTRSMLNMATYYSALEAFVDVQSRVEFGAVNHALCASIRKFLQDYLIMVAQLETQFLTSDSFTVHVLNVQTISTCQMMHQLYLLAHELLKKNGILDDESEDEDDDDEIENPDEIIARLREGGELIPGNMASKKICKGGVVLGLVTRRLEKMSGDPAARALLTSLLRDASRPYMVMLNEWLHHGSINDPHSEFVIKEQKSINRERLEEDYTDEYWDRRYTIRDKDVPPQLEGVKDKVLLAGKYLNVVRECGGADASKVVTDVPTTFDDPRFLENVNNAYAHANKSLMQLLLTTHALPARLQSLKHYFFLDPSDYFSYFLELGSSELRKPVKSVNTSKLQSLLDLVLRQPGSIVSLDPFKEDVKVEMNEVTLIKQLQRVVEIKGIEQGEVLQPVSNQPIENDKNASGFTSLQIDYSVPFPVSLVISRRTVWRYQSLFRYLLSLRFLESQLSTTWQTQTRGISWAHKGQNRALEIWKRRAWTLRARMLVFVQQLLYFCTAEVIEPNWTKFMSRLSNKDGDPTKPSGPTRTVDELMKDHVDFLDTCLKECMLTNSKLLRIHSKLMQTCTIFAAYTNYLTRELEKSDPDLTGTTKPKTMTADQWRRFQATKASSRSQSDSSAQNDPEALVKNLSDIIKKWESNFSRHLQIFLDVLNHYAATETVVLLSLCARLSNANQGTEFAGRGQEEDV, from the exons atggcatcTGGGGCAGCAAGAGCAACTAGTCGCGCCAACAGCTACGCCGACGAACGCATACGCAATTCTATTCCTAATGGAAGCTTCAGGAGTGAACGGCCAGATCTCAGGACCTCCGAGGCTGCGCATTCCGACGCACAGCACCCCGGCATGGCTCATAAGAGATCCGCGTCGGGTAACCCGAGACCCGTGAACAGGTCAATGTCTACCGAAGAACGAAGATacgaggagaggagagtTACGGAAAGGACATTTGAGGCGCACCTCGAAAGAACGTTGAAAAGGAACCCTAGCCCGGAGAAACAGCATCGACGAAGCGCGACGGGGGAGAGGAGAGAGGGAGAAGTCAGGAGACAGAAGTCGGTGGAGTTTCGGCCAAAGGACTCTGCTTCAGATGCTTCGCAAG CTCCCTGGAACCCAGAGGTGACTCTGTTACCACACACATCCGCCCCGCTGGCTTCTCGAATATCGATCCCTCCCATCGCCTCGACGGTGCCACAGGCGCCGCAACCAAAGCCTTGGAATGAGTTGACACTGGAGGTACAAGAGGCCACGATTGTGGAGGATCTGCTGTTCGTCTTCATGGGCTATGAAGGACAATACATTCGGTTCGCCAAGGGATACAATCCCACCGAAGAGCGAGATCGCCTCACTGGGCCAAATTTTAAGATATTACCGGGGCTGGATCCAAGCTTGGCGGATTTGACTCGATCTatgctcaacatggcgacgTATTACTCGGCCCTGGAGGCATTTGTTGACGTGCAAAGTCGAGTCGAGTTTGGTGCGGTGAACCACGCGCTTTGTGCATCAATACGAAAGTTCTTGCAGGACTATCTCATCATGGTTGCACAGCTTGAGACGCAGTTCCTTACGAGCGACTCCTTTACGGTCCATGTGCTGAATGTTCAGACGATATCGACGTGTCAGATGATGCATCAACTCTATCTGCTGGCGCACGAGTTGCTAAAGAAGAACGGCATACTTGACGATGAGagcgaagatgaggacgacgacgacgagattgaAAACCCGGATGAAATTATTGCCCGCCTCAGAGAAGGAGGCGAGCTCATACCAGGGAACATGGCTAGCAAGAAAATTTGCAAAGGCGGTGTTGTCCTGGGCTTGGTTACAAGACGACTCGAAAAGATGTCTGGAGACCCTGCCGCTAGAGCGTTGCTCACTTCCCTGCTACGAGATGCTAGCCGTCCATACATGGTTATGCTCAATGAATGGTTACATCATGGCAGTATCAACGACCCGCACTCCGAGTTTGTCatcaaggaacaaaagagCATCAATCGAGAGCGATTGGAAGAAGATTACACAGACGAATACTGGGACAGAAGATACACGATCCGCGACAAGGATGTCCCTCCACAACTCGAAGGCGTCAAGGATAAGGTCCTGCTGGCAGGTAAATATCTCAACGTCGTACGTGAGTGCGGAGGCGCCGACGCGAGCAAGGTTGTCACCGACGTTCCCACGACATTTGACGATCCCCGATTCTTGGAAAACGTCAATAACGCATATGCCCACGCCAATAAATCGTTGATGCAGCTGCTCCTGACGACGCACGCTCTTCCAGCTCGACTCCAGTCATTAAAACACTACTTCTTCCTTGACCCATCCGACTATTTCTCCTACTTCCTCGAACTTGGCTCGTCGGAGCTGCGCAAACCCGTCAAGAGCGTCAACACGAGCAAATTACAATCTCTCCTGGATCTCGTGCTCCGCCAACCAGGCAGTATCGTGTCTTTAGATCCATTCAAAGAAGACGTCAAGGTCGAAATGAACGAGGTCACCCTAATCAAACAACTACAACGCGTCGTTGAAATCAAGGGCATCGAGCAAGGCGAAGTCCTCCAACCCGTCTCCAACCAACCCATTGAAAACGACAAAAACGCAAGCGGCTTCACATCCCTCCAGATCGACTACTCCGTCCCCTTCCCAGTCTCCCTCGTCATCAGCAGGAGGACAGTGTGGCGATACCAATCCCTCTTCCGCTACCTCTTGTCCCTCCGGTTCCTGGAGTCCCAACTATCCACGACGTGGCAGACCCAAACCCGCGGCATAAGCTGGGCGCACAAGGGCCAAAACCGCGCCCTCGAAATTTGGAAACGCCGCGCATGGACTCTTCGCGCCAGAATGCTCGTCTTCGTACAGCAACTGCTGTACTTTTGCACAGCGGAAGTCATTGAGCCCAACTGGACGAAGTTCATGTCCCGGCTGAGCAACAAGGACGGAGACCCCACGAAACCATCCGGACCGACTCGCACTGTCGACGAACTGATGAAGGACCATGTAGACTTTCTGGATACCTGTCTCAAGGAGTGTATGctcaccaacagcaaactCCTACGG ATCCATTCCAAGCTCATGCAGACATGCACCATTTTCGCCGCCTACACAAACTATCTCACGCGCGAGCTGGAGAAATCCGACCCCGATCTAACGGGTACTACGAAGCCTAAAACAATGACGGCCGATCAATGGCGGCGCTTCCAGGCAACAAAGGCGTCGTCCCGCTCTCAGAGTGACTCGTCAGCACAGAATGACCCCGAGGCTCTGGTGAAGAATTTATCGGATATTATTAAGAAGTGGGAAAGTAACTTTAGCAGACACCTCCAGATATTCCTGGATGTGCTGAACCACTATGCTGCCACGGAGACGGTTGTCCTGTTGAGTCTTTGTGCGAGACTGAGCAATGCGAATCAGGGGACGGAGTTTGCGGGACggggacaagaagaagatgttTGA
- a CDS encoding proteasome component PUP2 (similar to Metarhizium robertsii ARSEF 23 XP_007822711.1): MFMARSEYDRGINTFSPEGRLFQVEYSLEAIKLGSTAIGVATSEGVILGVEKRVTSTLLETSSVEKIVEIDRHIGCAMSGLQADARSMVEHARVECQSHAFNYNEPLGVESCTQAICDLALRFGEGADGEETIMSRPFGVALLIAGFDEQGPQLFHAEPSGTFYRYDAKAIGSGSEGAQAELQNEYHKVSVPTDYTHSARLSLTITDAETLVLKTLKQVMEEKLDAKNVQLASVTKEKGFRIYSDEEMAAVVERLPAN, encoded by the exons ATGTTCATGGCAAGGTCAGAATACG ATCGGGGTATCAACACCTTCTCCCCGGAAGGCCGTCTCTTCCAAGTCGAATACTCCCTCGAAGCCATCAAGCTCGGCTCCACGGCCATCGGCGTAGCCACCTCAGAAGGTGTCATCCTCGGCGTCGAGAAGCGAGTAACCTCCACCCTCCTCGAAACCTCATCCGTCGAGAAGATTGTCGAGATTGACCGCCATATTGGCTGCGCCATGTCCGGTCTGCAGGCCGATGCTCGCTCCATGGTCGAGCACGCCCGCGTCGAGTGCCAGAGCCACGCCTTCAACTACAACGAGCCCCTGGGCGTAGAGAGCTGCACCCAGGCCATTTGCGACCTTGCATTGCGATTCGGAGAGGGTGCTGACGGAGAGGAGACCATCATGAGCAGACCATTTGGTGTGGCCCTGCTGAttgctggctttgatgaGCAAGGACCTCAGCTGTTCCATGCCGAGCCCAGCGGAACATTCTATCGTTATGATGCCAAAGCTATTGGCTCGGGCTCAGAGGGTGCTCAAGCAGAACTCCAGAATGAATACCACAAGGTTAGTGTGCCTACTGACTACACCCATTCCGCCCGCCTG TCTCTCACAATCACGGATGCCGAAACTTTGGTTTTAaagacattgaagcaagtcATGGAAGAGAAACTGGATGCCAAGAATGTTCAGTTGGCTAGTGTTACCAAGGAAAAGGGCTTTAGAATATATTCTGATGAGGAGATGGCAGCAGTTGTGGAGAGGCTGCCTGCAAACTAA